One region of Zingiber officinale cultivar Zhangliang chromosome 7B, Zo_v1.1, whole genome shotgun sequence genomic DNA includes:
- the LOC122003778 gene encoding flavonoid 3',5'-hydroxylase 1-like has translation MAAVMFLVREVLLCVALFWFVRWIGRRVAGGGRRPPPGPRGFPVVGALPLLGRAPHVSLARMAERYGPVMGLRLGSSDVVVASSPEAARVFLKTLDAAFADRPVDAAPIRLAYEGQDMVFAPYGPKWKLLRKLCNLHMLGAGALNAWGPYRREEVGRMLQGMLSASGEGKPVAVAATLIYTIANMIGQVILSRRVFEEQGSESNEFKDMVVELMTLAGQFNIGDFIPAVAWLDLQGLEGEMRRVHKRFDKVLERMVEEHEATRKERRGRSDLLDIFMERQSALPAAAVEEEKLTPDNIKALLLNLFTAGTDTSTGTIEWAMAEMLLNPTILRRAQAEMDVVVGRNRRLEESDIPNLPYLRAICKESFRKHPSTPLNLPRLSTQACEVGGYYIPPNTKLLVNIWAIGRSPKVWASPLEFDPDRFMPGGPGAKVDPTGNDFELIPFGAGRRICAGVRMGVVLVQYMLGSLIHAFDWELPEGAKLDMGETFGIALQKTAPVLAVVKPRLALNVYEG, from the exons ATGGCGGCGGTGATGTTTCTGGTGCGCGAGGTCCTGCTCTGCGTGGCTCTGTTCTGGTTCGTTCGGTGGATAGGGCGACGGGTGGCGGGCGGCGGGCGGCGGCCGCCGCCGGGGCCGCGGGGGTTCCCGGTGGTGGGGGCTCTGCCGCTGCTGGGGCGTGCGCCGCACGTGTCGCTGGCGAGAATGGCGGAGCGGTACGGCCCCGTGATGGGGCTCCGGCTGGGGAGCTCGGATGTCGTGGTGGCGTCGTCGCCGGAGGCCGCGAGGGTGTTCTTGAAGACGCTCGACGCGGCCTTCGCCGACAGGCCTGTCGACGCCGCGCCGATCCGGCTGGCGTACGAAGGACAGGACATGGTGTTCGCGCCCTACGGCCCCAAGTGGAAGCTCCTGCGCAAGCTCTGCAACCTCCACATGCTCGGCGCCGGCGCGCTCAACGCTTGGGGACCG TACCGGAGGGAGGAGGTGGGGCGGATGCTGCAGGGGATGCTGTCGGCGTCCGGCGAGGGAAAGCCCGTGGCGGTGGCGGCGACGCTGATTTACACTATAGCGAACATGATCGGGCAGGTGATCCTGAGCCGGCGAGTGTTCGAGGAGCAAGGGTCGGAGTCGAACGAGTTCAAAGACATGGTGGTGGAGCTGATGACGCTGGCGGGGCAGTTCAACATCGGCGACTTCATACCGGCGGTGGCGTGGCTGGACCTGCAGGGGCTGGAGGGGGAGATGCGGCGGGTGCACAAGCGGTTCGACAAGGTGCTGGAACGGATGGTGGAGGAGCACGAGGCGACCAGGAAGGAGCGCCGGGGGAGGTCAGACTTGCTCGACATCTTCATGGAGAGGCAATCGGCGTTGCCAGCGGCGGCGGTGGAGGAGGAGAAGCTGACGCCGGACAACATCAAGGCTCTTCTTTTG aatctCTTCACTGCGGGCACCGACACCTCCACCGGAACGATAGAATGGGCGATGGCGGAAATGCTGCTGAACCCGACCATCCTCCGACGAGCCCAGGCCGAGATGGACGTGGTGGTGGGGCGGAACCGGCGGCTGGAAGAATCCGACATCCCCAACCTCCCCTACCTCCGAGCCATCTGCAAAGAGTCGTTCCGGAAGCACCCGTCGACGCCCCTCAACCTCCCTCGCCTCTCCACCCAAGCCTGCGAGGTCGGCGGCTACTACATCCCCCCGAACACCAAGCTCCTGGTCAACATCTGGGCCATCGGCCGGAGCCCCAAGGTGTGGGCGAGCCCGTTGGAGTTCGACCCAGACCGGTTCATGCCCGGAGGGCCGGGCGCCAAGGTCGACCCCACCGGCAATGACTTCGAGCTCATACCCTTCGGCGCCGGGCGTCGGATCTGTGCGGGCGTCCGCATGGGGGTGGTGCTGGTGCAGTACATGCTGGGGTCCCTCATCCATGCCTTCGACTGGGAGCTGCCGGAGGGGGCGAAGTTGGACATGGGCGAGACGTTTGGGATCGCTTTGCAGAAGACTGCGCCGGTGTTGGCGGTTGTCAAACCTCGACTTGCGCTGAATGTGTACGAAGGCTGA